Proteins co-encoded in one Stutzerimonas stutzeri genomic window:
- a CDS encoding class I SAM-dependent methyltransferase yields MDPRSEVLLRQAELFGGDVLLAGLPADDLLGQLPAARGWSWHAGEHQRLQSRFAGRCAFGVEPPAAAFDSAVLFLPKSRELTDYLLNALAARLPGRPLYLVGEKRAGVERAARQLAGVGEPRKLDSARHCQLWQVSVTNAPPAPALHALAQHFELPLADGPLQVVSLPGVFSHGRLDRGTALLLDQLDGLPDGRLLDFGCGAGIIGASLKRRYRASEVVLLDVDAFAVESSRMTLAANGLDAQVIAGDGIDAAPDDCAAIISNPPFHQGVHTHYEASETLLQRAASHLRPGGELRLVANAFLRYPPLIEAHLGTCETLVHAEGFRIYRAQRS; encoded by the coding sequence ATGGATCCGCGAAGCGAAGTACTGCTGCGACAGGCCGAACTCTTCGGCGGTGATGTGCTGCTGGCCGGCTTGCCGGCCGACGATCTGCTCGGCCAACTGCCCGCTGCCCGCGGCTGGAGCTGGCACGCCGGCGAGCACCAGCGGTTGCAGAGCCGCTTCGCCGGGCGCTGTGCATTCGGCGTCGAGCCGCCCGCGGCAGCGTTCGATTCCGCTGTGCTGTTCCTGCCGAAGTCGCGAGAGCTCACCGATTATCTGTTGAATGCACTGGCAGCCAGGCTGCCGGGCCGCCCGCTGTATCTGGTTGGGGAGAAACGCGCCGGGGTCGAGCGCGCTGCCCGGCAACTGGCAGGCGTTGGCGAGCCGCGCAAACTCGACAGCGCGCGCCACTGCCAGCTGTGGCAGGTCAGCGTGACGAACGCCCCACCCGCCCCCGCACTGCATGCCTTGGCGCAGCATTTCGAGTTGCCGCTGGCTGACGGTCCGCTGCAGGTCGTCAGCCTGCCCGGTGTGTTCAGTCACGGCCGGCTCGACCGCGGAACCGCCCTGCTGCTCGACCAGCTCGACGGGTTGCCAGACGGCCGGCTGCTGGACTTCGGCTGTGGCGCCGGGATCATCGGCGCATCGCTGAAACGCCGCTATCGCGCCAGCGAAGTGGTGCTGCTGGACGTCGATGCATTTGCCGTCGAAAGCAGCCGCATGACCCTGGCAGCCAATGGCCTGGATGCGCAGGTCATCGCGGGGGATGGCATCGACGCGGCGCCGGACGACTGCGCGGCGATCATCAGCAACCCGCCGTTTCATCAAGGTGTGCATACCCACTACGAAGCCAGCGAGACCTTGCTGCAGCGCGCCGCCAGTCATCTGCGACCGGGCGGCGAACTGCGCCTGGTGGCCAACGCCTTCCTCCGGTATCCGCCGCTGATCGAGGCCCACCTGGGCACCTGCGAAACGCTCGTCCACGCTGAGGGCTTTCGCATCTACCGCGCACAACGCAGCTGA
- a CDS encoding fatty acid--CoA ligase: protein MLQTRVIKPAANAYQYPLLIKSLLLSGQRYERAREIVYRDQMRFDYRTLNQRIARLANVLTAAGVKAGDTVAVMDWDSHRYLECMFAVPMIGAVIHTINVRLSPEQILYTMNHAEDRFVLVNGEFAPLYQAIAGQLTTVEKTLLITDAGGEPGELPNCVGEYESLLAAADPHYEFPDFDENSVATTFYTTGTTGDPKGVYFTHRQLVLHTLAGAVTVGCRENPQLMAAGDVYMPITPMFHVHAWGLPYVATMMGLKQVYPGRYDPELLIELWRREKVTFSHCVPTIVQMLLNAKAAQGTDFNGWKITIGGSALTRGLYESARACGMQLVAAYGMSETCPLISGAHINDELRQASADEQTDYRLKAGVPVVLVDAAIQAPDGSFLPADGESQGELVLRAPWLTQGYAGNPEKSEELWAGGWLHTGDVATLDEMGNIDIRDRIKDVIKTGGEWLSSLALEGLISRHEAVRDVAVVGVPDERWGERPFALVVLREGTSLDAASLQRFLEPAVAQGQINKWAIPQQIAVVAEIPKTSVGKLDKKRIRLDIARWLEEGCDAISSI from the coding sequence ATGTTGCAGACCCGAGTGATCAAACCCGCCGCGAACGCCTACCAGTACCCGCTGTTGATCAAGAGCCTGTTGTTGTCAGGTCAGCGTTATGAGCGCGCCCGTGAGATCGTCTATCGCGATCAGATGCGCTTCGACTACCGTACCCTCAACCAACGCATTGCCCGGCTGGCCAATGTGCTGACGGCTGCAGGCGTCAAGGCGGGCGACACGGTGGCGGTCATGGACTGGGACAGTCACCGCTATCTCGAATGCATGTTCGCGGTGCCGATGATCGGTGCGGTGATTCACACCATCAACGTCAGGCTGTCGCCGGAGCAGATTCTCTACACCATGAACCATGCCGAGGATCGCTTCGTGCTGGTCAACGGCGAATTCGCGCCCTTGTATCAGGCCATCGCCGGGCAGCTCACCACCGTCGAGAAGACCCTCCTGATCACCGATGCCGGCGGCGAGCCAGGCGAGCTGCCAAACTGCGTCGGCGAGTATGAGAGCCTGCTCGCCGCGGCCGATCCGCACTATGAGTTTCCCGACTTCGACGAAAACTCGGTGGCCACCACCTTCTACACCACAGGCACGACCGGCGACCCGAAAGGTGTGTATTTCACCCATCGCCAACTGGTGCTGCACACCCTGGCCGGCGCCGTGACGGTCGGCTGCCGCGAAAACCCCCAGCTGATGGCGGCGGGGGACGTCTACATGCCGATCACGCCGATGTTCCACGTGCATGCCTGGGGACTGCCCTACGTGGCGACCATGATGGGCCTCAAGCAGGTCTACCCGGGGCGCTATGACCCCGAATTGCTGATCGAGCTCTGGCGCCGGGAAAAGGTGACGTTTTCCCACTGCGTGCCGACCATCGTCCAGATGCTGCTCAACGCCAAGGCGGCGCAGGGCACGGATTTCAACGGCTGGAAAATCACCATTGGCGGCAGTGCGCTGACCCGTGGCCTCTACGAGTCGGCCCGTGCCTGCGGCATGCAACTGGTCGCCGCTTACGGCATGTCGGAGACCTGCCCGTTGATCTCCGGCGCGCATATCAACGATGAGCTGCGTCAGGCCAGCGCCGATGAGCAGACCGACTATCGGCTCAAGGCCGGTGTGCCGGTGGTACTGGTCGATGCGGCCATCCAGGCGCCGGATGGGAGCTTCCTCCCCGCCGATGGCGAGTCCCAGGGCGAGCTGGTGCTGCGCGCGCCCTGGCTGACTCAGGGCTACGCCGGCAACCCGGAGAAGAGCGAGGAGCTCTGGGCCGGCGGCTGGCTGCACACGGGCGATGTCGCCACGCTCGATGAGATGGGTAACATCGACATTCGTGATCGCATCAAGGATGTCATCAAGACCGGCGGCGAATGGCTTTCGTCGCTGGCCCTGGAAGGGTTGATCAGCCGCCATGAGGCGGTGCGCGACGTGGCGGTGGTGGGGGTGCCGGACGAACGCTGGGGTGAGCGGCCTTTCGCGCTGGTGGTGCTGCGCGAGGGCACGTCGCTCGATGCGGCTTCGTTGCAGCGGTTTCTCGAGCCGGCCGTCGCGCAGGGGCAGATCAACAAATGGGCGATCCCGCAGCAAATCGCAGTCGTGGCAGAGATTCCCAAGACCAGCGTCGGCAAGCTGGACAAGAAGCGCATCCGGTTGGATATCGCCCGCTGGCTGGAAGAGGGCTGCGACGCCATCTCGTCGATCTAG
- a CDS encoding 2-hydroxyacid dehydrogenase has protein sequence MSNRRAVFLDLFPLDQGDLDLTPLQSAFDDLVCHAQTSVPQIIERLQGAGIAIVNKVALSDAVFAACPDLKLILVAATGVNNIDLEAAKRRGIVVSNCQAYGTATVAQHTLMLLLALATRLPDYQGAVARGRWQESGQFCLLDFPIIELAGKTLGVLGHGELGGAVARLAEALGMRVLTGNLPGRPARADRLDLDALLPQVDALTLHCPLTEHTRNLIGARELRMMKPSAFVINTARGGLIDEQALADTLRSGHLGGAATDVLTSEPPSNDNPLLAADVPRLIVTPHSAWGSREARQRIVDQMCENAAAFFAGAPKRQVG, from the coding sequence ATGAGCAACCGCCGCGCCGTATTCCTCGACCTCTTCCCGCTCGACCAGGGTGACCTGGACCTGACGCCGCTGCAATCGGCCTTCGACGACCTGGTCTGCCATGCGCAGACCAGCGTCCCTCAGATCATCGAGCGACTGCAAGGTGCCGGGATCGCCATCGTCAACAAGGTCGCCTTGAGCGATGCGGTGTTCGCCGCCTGCCCGGACCTGAAACTGATTCTGGTGGCCGCCACTGGCGTCAACAACATCGACCTGGAAGCGGCGAAACGGCGCGGCATTGTCGTCAGCAACTGCCAGGCCTACGGTACCGCAACCGTCGCCCAACACACGCTGATGCTACTGCTCGCGCTCGCCACACGTCTGCCCGACTATCAGGGGGCCGTGGCCCGCGGGCGTTGGCAGGAGAGCGGGCAGTTCTGTCTGCTGGATTTTCCGATCATCGAGCTGGCTGGCAAGACCTTGGGCGTGCTCGGTCATGGCGAATTGGGTGGCGCGGTGGCAAGGCTGGCCGAGGCGCTGGGCATGCGCGTGTTGACCGGCAACCTGCCAGGGCGCCCGGCCCGCGCCGATCGGCTGGACCTCGACGCGCTGCTGCCGCAGGTCGATGCCCTGACGCTGCACTGCCCGCTGACCGAGCACACGCGTAACCTCATCGGGGCACGCGAGCTGCGCATGATGAAACCCTCGGCATTCGTCATCAACACTGCCCGCGGCGGCCTGATCGACGAGCAGGCGCTGGCCGATACGCTGCGCAGCGGGCATCTGGGCGGCGCCGCCACCGATGTGCTCACCAGCGAGCCGCCGAGCAATGACAATCCGCTGCTGGCGGCAGACGTCCCGCGACTGATCGTGACACCCCACAGCGCCTGGGGCAGCCGTGAAGCACGCCAGCGCATCGTCGATCAGATGTGCGAGAACGCTGCGGCATTCTTTGCCGGCGCACCGAAGCGGCAGGTTGGCTGA
- a CDS encoding OmpA family protein, giving the protein MKKLITLTAIASTVALLGGCTNNPYTGEREAGKAGIYGGIGAVSGAVIGAATSSKKDRGKGALIGAAVGGAAGGGYGYYVDTQEAKLRQTLQGTGVQVQREGNNLTLIMPGNITFPSNSADISSSFYPTLNSLVQVFKEFNKNGIDIVGHTDSTGSQQLNQELSTRRARSVAAYLESNGVAPARISAYGAGPSQPIASNDTTAGRAQNRRVEINLRPL; this is encoded by the coding sequence ATGAAGAAGCTGATTACGCTAACCGCTATCGCCTCCACCGTAGCGCTGCTCGGCGGCTGCACCAACAACCCTTACACCGGCGAGCGCGAGGCAGGTAAGGCCGGCATCTACGGCGGCATTGGCGCGGTCAGTGGGGCGGTAATCGGTGCTGCAACGTCCAGCAAGAAGGACCGCGGCAAAGGCGCCCTCATCGGGGCGGCCGTAGGCGGTGCCGCAGGCGGTGGCTATGGCTACTACGTCGACACGCAGGAAGCCAAGCTGCGCCAGACCCTGCAAGGCACTGGCGTTCAGGTCCAGCGCGAGGGTAACAACCTGACGCTGATCATGCCGGGCAACATTACCTTCCCGAGCAATTCGGCGGACATCTCCAGCAGTTTCTACCCGACCCTGAATTCGCTGGTTCAGGTGTTCAAGGAATTCAACAAGAACGGCATCGATATCGTTGGCCATACCGATAGCACGGGCTCGCAGCAACTCAATCAGGAGCTGTCCACTCGCCGCGCACGCAGCGTAGCGGCTTACCTGGAAAGCAATGGCGTGGCGCCTGCGCGGATATCTGCCTACGGTGCCGGCCCCAGCCAGCCGATTGCCAGCAATGACACCACTGCTGGGCGCGCGCAGAACCGCCGGGTGGAAATCAACCTGCGGCCGCTGTAA
- a CDS encoding LysE family translocator, producing MYWMEFLTVALVHLLAVASPGPDFAVVVRESVARGQRSGSWTAIGVGSAILLHVGYSLLGIGLIVSQSIVLFNLFKWLAAGYLFYLGIQALRAKPAAVGDLPRADREDSLSWRRSFTTGFVTNGLNPKATLFFLSLFTVVIDPHTPLAVQAGYGVYLAFATGVWFCLVAWLFSRERVRAGFARMGHWFDRITGVVLIGLGVRLAASEIT from the coding sequence ATGTACTGGATGGAATTTCTCACCGTGGCACTGGTTCACCTGCTTGCCGTGGCCAGCCCCGGACCGGATTTTGCGGTGGTCGTTCGGGAAAGCGTGGCCCGCGGTCAGCGCAGCGGCAGTTGGACGGCGATCGGTGTAGGCAGCGCTATCCTGCTCCACGTGGGTTATTCGTTGCTTGGAATCGGGCTGATCGTCTCGCAGTCGATCGTGCTGTTCAACCTGTTCAAGTGGCTGGCGGCCGGCTATCTGTTCTATCTCGGCATTCAGGCCTTGCGAGCGAAACCCGCGGCGGTCGGCGATCTGCCTCGAGCCGATCGCGAGGACTCGCTGTCGTGGCGTCGTTCGTTCACCACGGGATTCGTCACCAATGGGCTCAATCCCAAGGCCACGCTGTTCTTTCTCTCGTTATTCACAGTCGTTATCGACCCCCATACCCCGCTCGCGGTTCAGGCCGGCTATGGGGTATATCTTGCGTTCGCCACCGGCGTCTGGTTCTGCCTGGTGGCCTGGCTGTTCAGTCGCGAGCGCGTGCGAGCGGGTTTTGCGCGCATGGGGCACTGGTTCGACCGCATCACCGGTGTCGTACTGATAGGCCTTGGTGTCCGCCTGGCAGCAAGCGAAATCACCTGA
- a CDS encoding ATP-binding protein → MRTCHLTESRAIDIADLQRIFDALPGLFLVVANDADYTMVAASEERLRATLLRREDVIGRPLFEVYSGGEAAGASSSGVNQLRASLAEVARTGLPQVLKTVGYPLRRPDEEGDRYENRYWDLTNVPVLDDQGRVSHIIHRAEDVTESLLDQESAALRLRESDERLNAALLASGTGTFYWDLRNNRLDMDLPMQRLVGLEGLTSGWLDDLLGTIHPEDRDAIVQQCERCVRYGEDIEMQFRVRLPEGNERWIFDKGQTFADDHGRPAYMVGACLDITQHKRTERALHRLNETLEQRVNAEVAARAKTEAALRQSQKMEAVGQLTGGLAHDFNNLLAGVIGSLELLSLRLDQGRTDDLQRYIRSALSSATRATALTHRLLAFSRRQTLDPSPTDLNALIEGMMELLQRTIGPLVSYSTQLSDDLWLTLCDTNQLENALLNLTINARDAMPDGGELTLISENVTLDEPLAEEIGLQPGEYVALGVQDTGVGIPPERIGYVFDPFYTTKPLGEGTGLGLSMVYGFAKQSGGGVRIESTVGEGTSVWIYLPHHQGQSACQHAPITTDQAPASVHGQTVLVVDDEPNVRTLVTEVLQEMGLNTLEAAEGPSGMRILDSDAHLDLLISDIGLPGGMNGRQLADAAREKRPSLPVLFITGYAEGSVLQRSSARYDYEVLTKPFTINDLEGKVRSMLKPDQP, encoded by the coding sequence GTGCGCACGTGTCATCTGACGGAGAGTCGAGCCATTGACATAGCGGATCTGCAGCGCATTTTCGATGCCCTGCCCGGATTGTTCCTGGTGGTCGCCAACGATGCCGACTACACGATGGTCGCTGCCAGCGAGGAGCGCTTGCGGGCGACCTTGCTGCGCCGTGAGGATGTCATCGGTCGCCCCTTGTTCGAGGTCTACAGCGGTGGCGAAGCGGCGGGCGCCAGCTCGTCGGGTGTCAATCAGCTTCGCGCATCCCTGGCGGAAGTGGCGCGCACCGGGCTGCCCCAGGTGCTAAAGACCGTGGGCTACCCGCTGCGGCGTCCGGACGAGGAAGGCGACCGCTATGAGAATCGCTACTGGGACCTGACCAACGTACCGGTGCTCGATGACCAGGGCCGGGTGAGCCACATCATCCACCGGGCCGAAGACGTCACCGAAAGCCTGCTCGATCAGGAGTCGGCCGCGCTGCGCCTGCGTGAGAGCGATGAGCGCTTGAACGCTGCGCTGCTGGCCTCCGGCACCGGTACCTTCTACTGGGACCTGCGCAACAACCGACTGGACATGGACCTGCCCATGCAGCGGCTCGTTGGCCTGGAAGGCCTCACGTCCGGCTGGCTGGATGACCTGCTCGGCACCATCCACCCGGAAGATCGGGACGCTATCGTCCAGCAATGCGAGCGCTGCGTCCGCTACGGCGAAGACATCGAGATGCAGTTCCGCGTCAGGCTGCCGGAAGGCAACGAGCGCTGGATTTTCGACAAGGGCCAGACCTTTGCCGACGACCACGGCCGGCCTGCGTACATGGTCGGGGCATGCCTCGACATCACCCAGCACAAGCGCACCGAACGGGCCCTGCACCGCCTCAACGAAACCCTCGAGCAGCGCGTCAACGCGGAAGTCGCCGCGCGCGCCAAGACCGAGGCGGCGCTGCGACAGTCGCAAAAGATGGAAGCGGTCGGCCAGTTGACCGGCGGCCTGGCGCACGACTTCAACAACCTGCTGGCGGGTGTGATCGGCTCGCTGGAACTGCTCTCGCTTCGCCTGGACCAGGGCCGTACCGACGATCTGCAGCGTTACATCCGCAGCGCACTGTCATCGGCCACCCGGGCAACCGCGCTGACTCATCGTCTGTTGGCCTTTTCGCGCCGACAAACACTCGATCCCAGCCCCACCGATCTGAACGCGCTGATCGAGGGCATGATGGAACTGCTGCAGCGGACCATCGGCCCATTGGTGAGCTATTCGACACAACTGTCCGACGATCTCTGGCTCACGCTCTGCGACACCAACCAGTTGGAAAACGCATTGCTGAACCTGACCATCAATGCGCGTGACGCGATGCCCGACGGCGGCGAGCTGACGCTGATCAGTGAGAACGTGACGCTGGACGAGCCCCTTGCTGAAGAGATCGGCCTGCAGCCGGGCGAGTACGTGGCGCTCGGCGTCCAGGATACCGGTGTCGGCATCCCACCCGAACGAATTGGCTACGTGTTCGACCCCTTCTATACCACCAAGCCCCTCGGCGAAGGCACGGGGCTGGGGCTGTCGATGGTCTACGGATTCGCCAAGCAATCGGGCGGTGGCGTGCGCATCGAGAGCACGGTAGGCGAAGGGACCAGTGTCTGGATCTACCTGCCCCATCACCAGGGCCAGTCCGCCTGCCAGCACGCTCCGATCACCACAGACCAGGCGCCCGCATCGGTGCACGGGCAGACCGTTCTGGTGGTCGATGACGAGCCCAACGTCCGCACGCTGGTCACCGAGGTGCTGCAGGAGATGGGGCTCAACACGCTGGAAGCTGCCGAAGGCCCCAGCGGCATGCGCATCCTCGACAGCGACGCACACCTGGATCTGCTGATTTCCGACATCGGTCTTCCCGGCGGTATGAACGGGCGGCAACTGGCCGACGCCGCGCGGGAAAAGCGACCGTCGTTGCCGGTGCTGTTCATCACCGGCTACGCCGAAGGCTCGGTGCTGCAACGCAGTTCGGCGCGATACGATTACGAGGTGTTGACCAAGCCATTCACCATCAACGATCTCGAAGGCAAGGTCCGCAGCATGCTCAAGCCTGATCAGCCATGA
- a CDS encoding MBL fold metallo-hydrolase — protein sequence MSDTGHTLISETFAVGPLQCNCTIVGDPLTGRAIVVDPGGDPQRILARIEALGLRVVSIIHTHAHLDHFLASGQIKERTGATLHLHKDDQFLWDSLEQQCALFGVPYVPVPAPDFWLVDDEALACGCGVALHTPGHTPGSMSFWFPDAKLLLAGDTLFRRGIGRTDLWGGDYATIERSIRQRLYRLDEDAIVITGHGPQTRLGDEMRDNPFVRA from the coding sequence GTGTCAGACACAGGCCATACGCTGATCAGTGAAACCTTTGCTGTCGGTCCGCTGCAATGCAACTGCACCATCGTTGGCGACCCCTTGACCGGAAGGGCTATCGTGGTGGATCCCGGTGGCGATCCGCAACGGATCCTGGCACGAATCGAGGCACTGGGATTGCGCGTCGTCAGCATCATTCACACCCACGCTCATCTGGATCATTTCCTGGCCTCGGGGCAGATCAAGGAGCGCACCGGCGCAACCTTGCACCTTCACAAGGACGATCAATTTCTCTGGGATAGCCTGGAGCAGCAATGTGCGCTGTTCGGCGTGCCCTATGTGCCCGTTCCTGCGCCTGACTTCTGGTTGGTCGATGACGAAGCGTTGGCCTGCGGGTGTGGCGTCGCGCTACACACGCCGGGGCACACGCCAGGCTCGATGAGCTTCTGGTTTCCCGACGCGAAACTGCTGCTGGCGGGCGACACGCTGTTTCGCCGAGGCATCGGCCGTACTGATCTCTGGGGCGGAGATTATGCCACCATCGAACGATCAATCAGACAGCGCCTGTATCGTCTCGATGAGGATGCGATCGTCATCACAGGCCATGGCCCACAGACCCGTTTGGGCGACGAAATGAGGGACAACCCGTTCGTCCGAGCCTGA